tgggtgctgctctgcacccaAAGCGTCCGTCCCtcggggtgctgagcaccccaggcacaggagggaaggagctggtgtGGAAAATAAGCACGGATGGGCAAAGCTGGTGGGAGCGTGGCTGAGCTTGTAAAAGGGTCGTACAGCCTGTGTTCAGGCACAGACCCCGGTGTCACTGCCCATGCTGCCTGGTGCCTGTGCAGGACGGCATCTCGCAGGGTCCTTCTTTCAGAAATGGGGCTTTTCATTTGAGAAAGTGGTGGGTGAGTTCCAACCGTTCCCAAAAATGCGCTGTTCCAAGGCatcctctgcagcctgctcGGGACGTGGTTATTTTAGGTGCCCTCCACCCTTTCCCCCCGCCCCAGTTTATTTTCACAATGCTGTCATTTGCTATTAAAGCTCGGGATTTTCTCTGTCACTCCGTGCAGGCGGTTCAGCGTTCGCCCgtgcgatttttttttttgttcctgggGGTGACATTTGTCCTCAGGCCTGCGGATGCTGTTCCTGTGCCTGTTATTCCTGCGGACCCCACCCTTGGCtcgggcagggggaggcagggaggaggcagaggagggagctggaggaagggCAGCGCCAGCCTGGGAGCACATCCAGCCCCCTCCCGGGGCCTGAGGTCATTTCTCTGGGGTCATTTTTCGGGGgctgggtgccctgagctgtcCAAGCACCCCACGAGTaaaaaaatgcccttttttttttttttttttttttgcaagcacaTGGAAACGGGTCGCTGGGCTGCTCCTCTTCCCACTCGCCCCCCAGCCACTGACGTGAGGTGAAtcacccccagctctgccagcatcCTGTGAAGTTATCAGCTTTCCTAAGGGCTCCGGCTCACAGCACCGCACCTCCAGAGGACCAGGAGGGGAGGATGAAGGGAAATGAGTCCATTTCCACCGGGGGGGAGCTGGGCATCGTTTTAGGCACAGCAGCTGTCCCTTTCCATTCCTGCTAAACTGGGGGGGGGTTGCAATCATCTTCTCCCACATCCTTAATTCTTGCTCTCTTGGTGCTGAGCGAATGCTGCACAATCAGGGAGGACAGAGCTAAGTGTCCAGGAGCGAGGAAAGCTCTGAAAACAATCAGCAGGGCAGTCTGATGTCCcatttttctgatcttttgCACTTAATGGCGTGATCTGGCGACGAAAGATCAAAGCAGATTCACACGAGGCTGCATTCCTCCATGTAACACCCCTTCAATGCTAAttctccttccaaaaaaaaaaaaaagaaaaaggcaaatacagGGACAGAAGTGTAATTTCTCACGCTTATTTTTAGGATAGAAGGCTCTAAAAAGGGAGGtgtctcctcctccccagctcagGTGCTCTTTCTTACCCCACGCTCACCTTGAAGGACGCATCAGACTTGCTTTCATTTATCGGCAGCTTTGTAAGAGGATTTTGTACGGCTCGGGTCGGGCTGTGAGGGGAGCATAGCTGGTTAACATGGTTAAGCACAGCACACTGCAATGAATCAATTTGTTTCAGACAACAGCCGTAATTAGCACGGAGCTAATGCTCACGCTGAGGGACGCAGGGATGGATCTGTGGTCCTCAGCCAAAAACGCCAGCCCCAGGCACAGCCCCTGAGGCTCCTGTGATGGGAATGGGTCCTGGCCATGCTGGGCTGGCTGGTGGGGCAGGGAGGCACCAGGACGTGCTCGCAGTGGCACAAAAAAGACCCTCTGAGGCTCCTGGGTCTTTGGGTGCTGATGGAGAGATGCTGATGTGGCACGGGGCAGGATGGAGAGCCCGTCGGTCCCAGGCTTATGGAAGGGGTAGGAGCAGAGCTCACAGAGGGGATGCTCCCTGTGTCCTGGGGGCTTCCAAAGGTTTTTTGCCTTCGGAGTTGTTCTGGCCGCTGGGTATATTCAGCGTGTGCCAGCAGCAATGTGTTCAGAGCCTGCTGGAGGAAGCCACACTCCTTCCCTGGGATTTCTCAtgtgcaggggctgctggagccatGTGAAAGAGGAAACATCTcgcagattaaaaaaaaaaaaatggcaaaaatcatGTTTCCCTTTTGGGCGTGGGCTTCTTGCTTCCGATCTCCCCTTTgaagctggagctgctctggcaggggaAGGTGTCCGCCAGATGCACGGGGCACCCGATAGCGCGCTGACAGCTCCGGGCAGACGTGGGGCCCGGGCAAGCTCAGCTCACGGGTGAAGTTATCCTGCAGTCGTCTGCCCCCAGCCCTTGCTCTGTGGCTGGTCGTTGTTCTCGGAGCATTTCGGCACGTTGTGAAACAGCCCCGTGTCTCCCTGTTTGGCGTGGGTGCCGGTGCCCAGCAGGGTGAGGCAATGCAGCATCGCCCTTTTCCCCACATAGCTCCTGACGGGGCAAATCCTGCATGTGCCTGGAAAGATGTTGGCTCCGGGAGGGCGTGGAAGAAACGGGATAAGGAAGGGAGCGTTGCACAAGGATGCCAGGGGAGGGATGGGAAAGAGCAGAGGAGCGTGTGGTGGTTATGGAGAGGTGGAGGGGGTGGGAAcccagaagagaaggaaggagacagaGGGATGCAGAGGTTGTGGGAAGAGTTTTTAAAGGTGATACAACAGCAGCAGGTGATTTTGGAGGTGCACGTGGGGCAGTGGAGAGGACAGAGAGAAGGCAGGGCTGTTTTGGTGCTGTTGATCGAGACCCCCCGTGCTGATGCCCCACTGTCTGTGTTTTGTCCTAGGGCACTAGATGAGAATATGGCCAATGGCATTGAAGATCTTATCGGGATCCCATTCCCAAACCACAGCAGCGAAGTCCTGTGTGGCTTAAACGAGCAGCGGCACGACGGCCTGCTCTGCGATGTCATCCTCATCGTGCAGGACCAGGAGTACCGGACCCATCGGTCCGtccttgctgcctgcagcaagtACTTCAAAAAACTCTTCACTACCGGCACTTTAACAGACCAGCCCTATGTTTACGAGATTGACTTTGTCAAGCCTGAAGCACTTTCTGCCATCCTGGAGTTTGCCTACACCTCGACCCTCACCATCACCACCTCGAACGTCAAGCACATCCTCAGCGCCGCCAAGATGCTGGAGATCCAGTGCATTATCAACGTATGCCTTGAAATCATGGAGCCCGACAGAGAGGTGGAAGAGGACGACGACAAAGAGGACGACGACGACGATGAGGATGACGAcgaagatgatgatgatgatgaggaggaggaggaggaagaagtggaAGATTTTGTCAATCAGGAGAACCTAACCGATGTCCAAGAAGTCAGCTGTCACCAAAGCCCTTCTAAGTCTGATCTTACCGAAGAAGCATACACGGAAGCACCTAAAGACTTTCCAAATCACTACCCAGCCAATAACTCCACCGGACACTTGGGTGTGATACGAGACTTCTCCATCGAGTCCTTGCTGAGGGAGAACTTGTACCCGAAGGCGACCGTCCCGGAAAGGAGGCCAGCTCTCTCTCCTTTCACCCCCAGCTTCTTCCCCCATCTGTGGAACGGCAACTTTAGCTCCTTTCCCCAGCTCGAGGAGCCACAAGTAGACAACGGCCCCTTGGACCTGGTGATCAAAAAGAGGAAGAtcaaggaagaggaggagaaggaagaccTACCTCCGCCTCCTTTCCCTAATGACTTCTTCAAGGACATGTTTACCAACACCCCGGCGGCTCCCCTGGGGCACATTAAGGCAGAGACCGACTACGGCGCTTATCTCAATTTCCTCAGCGCTACCCAGTTCGGAGGAGTTTTTCCTCCCTGGCCcctggaggaagagaggaagataAAGCCCAAGGCGTCCCAGCAGTGCCCCATCTGCAACAAGGTCATCATGGGGGCCGGGAAGCTGCCCCGGCACATGAGGACCCACACGGGGGAGAAGCCGTACATGTGCACTATCTGTGAAGTCCGCTTTACCAGGTGGGCATCCCCTACCTCTGCGGCGATGGGATGGGGGGTGGTGGCTGGTTCCCGAGCTatttatcccttttttttttccccaaaaacgTAGCAAAGAAAGGGACGGGCCCTTTGAGAAAGAGATggcagggggagaagaggggggggggaagaaaaggatcCCACTGTTTTTTTGGTGGGAGCGCAGCTGCTCTCCGGGCAAAATTGTGGGTAAGTAATGGGGCATTTCCAGCCCCGCCGTCATCTGCCACAGTGGGatgggagggagctgggaaacAGATGGCTGCGTTTGGTCAGACAGCCAAGGAAGCTCCATCCCTAATGCGCTGGGGGATGCGCTGAGCTGGGAGGGCAATTTAGTTGAGGGTTGTAATTATTTCGGTTTTGCACATCGTTTTGGCACCAGTGTAGACCACAGCCCAGTTGCACATGTTTAAACATGACACTGCCTGCACTTTCGGAGGCCGGAGCTGTCCTAATTGCTAGATTTCGGTCTGCCAGGGTGGGTTCATCACCCCTGCACCTCCACCCCTCCACGGCCAGAGGAGGGACATGGGCACCCTCGGCTTGGCCACGCAGAAATGGGGACAGGCGAGGTGTCCCCATCCCAGTGGCAATGACAACCTGCATCACCTAGATTGCCTTGGGTGATACCAGCCCCAATCTGGCTGCTGCCAGGTGGGTGTGAGCAGCCAGACCCAGCCCCTGCACCTCCCCACACCCCGGCAGAGCCCTTggtggtaaaaataaaaaaaaaaaatgcatcaggCTGAGGGAGGGCTGTGCAAACCCAATGCTGCAGCCTGCGAGCCTTCCCTGGGCAAATTTAACCGGTGAGCAGAGACAAATAGATTCCTGGACCTGCTCTTGCTGGGTATAATTAATATCTAATGAGTACAATCTTTACCataataataaagctttttGACAAGAGCATGGTATttcagctcctggctgtgtgTGAGGGAGAGAGCCCCATTAGGCTGGGGCGAGCAAaccagaggaaaataatatgCAGAGTAGGCAAAGCCGAGCTCCTGACAATGGCCGGACACCTGGGGTGCTCCTGTATTCAGCCCGTCTTTTCTTCTCCCGTCCCTGTGATAACATTTGAGTGGAATTTATGCAGACGATGAGGATTTgacctgaaaataaatttccatgCTCTGCTCCATTAGCGCAGCGGCCCCTGGATTACCATGCGCGGAGCATCGTGCCTGGCGTGGGCATTCGCAGTGCCTGCGGGCTCACCCCGGTGCTGCAGGGGAaaggctgtgcctgctgctaATTCCTGCCTGCAGGTGATGGGCTGCATCTCCTGTGGGTGCTGTCCCCGTGGCTGTCACCTCCAGATGCATGGGGTCGTGCTGGGTGTGATGCTGAGGGAGCTAATagccaaaaaggaaaagtctCAGCTTGACCCATCACTGACACCCTTACCACCAAGGGAATAAAAGAGTGGAGCCTTCCAGAGGGATTTGTTCTACAGCTCCCCAAATCCTGCACAAACAAGGGCAGCTTGTTTGGAGAAACTGAGGCGTGGGGTGTGTTGGTCCTGACTCACAGCCACTGCGAAAAGAAGTAGGAGGGCTGGGGTGAGAGTTGAGCTATCCTGACCCCTGGCCCAGGCTTTGACAGGGAGGCTGAATCAGCACCTTGGAGGTTCAAACCTTACCAGCCCTCCCAGCACATGGCCTCTTACCCCCGGTGGGTGAGGAGAAGCCTCCTGGAGCCAGTCCTGGCCCCGGGGCATGCGCCGTGTCCGCAGAGCCCGCGGCTGATGAAGCCTGGCCCTGCAGCGAGCCTTTCCTTTCCAACgggaggagctgctcctccttGCGGGGCTTCTGGCGTTGTTTTTGGAAGGAGGAGGACCCGAGGAGTGCTGTGAAAGCAGATCTCCTTTCAGTTTTGGACATCAGCTCCCCAGAGCTGTGTGCCTCCAGCCCTTGGGATGTTTTACTCCCCGTCCCACACAAAATCAGTGCGGTGCTTTGACAGAGCTGGTGGCCAGCTCCATGGTCACAGCTGTTTTCCACGCCACAGATCCTGATCTGGGCAGAACAGGCAAGGAAACCTCATCCCTCATTGGGAAATGTATCTCTTTTTTGGTCTAGCATGGACCATTACTAATGTGAGCATAAACACAAGAGCTTCTTTACGTCCCCCCATGTGCTCAGTAGCTGCTGAACACACAGCATAAGggttttggagaaaataaatcccCCCAAAATCAGGACGAGCACAGCAGTGCCATCCCTCACGCCCCATCATCACTCAGGAGAATGAAGCCATTCACACGCAGTGGAGGGCTGgagggtttttttcctcctttaatgCACTAAGCAAAGTGGACGTTCCAAAACACCGGTTTATTCCTAAAAGCATTTGGAAGCACTTTGAATAGCAGGCTGACGTTTTTGTTTGTACTTACTTTGTTTTTAGCTCTTTCCAGCATTACTGGAGTGTGAGACCTCTCCTTTAGGGTGACACGTATTTGAGTGAAGTGGAGTGATTGAGATGTAGCAAGAGATTTCTGCCAGGATTTCCTGCACGCCGCTGcttgtgctgtgtgctgagCTCCCACAGGGGATCGCAGGCTTCCTGCAGCATCGGCCCCAcggggcagccagcagagcctcAGCTGGGGAGACGTGAACCCGAACTGTCCCTCCTGGCATCCCGGGGGGCTGTGTGCAGGGCAGCGCAGGCTTTCTGTGCTCCAGAAATGGGATTTCTGGATTAATCACTTCTGTGCATTATTTCTGTGCCCAAGGAGATGTGCAGGAGCAAATTCACTGGGATAGATGGAGAAAATGCAGTCCCCTGGGTGGGGGTCCCCAAAATTCCCCATCAGATGTGTTCTCCGCCACTTCCATGGGTTCCCACATCCCATGGCAAGGACCTGCATCTGCCACTCCTGACTCTCAGGGACAGCTGCCCGCAGGAAGCAGGACTTCATTTAATAGCTCATTAATTTTTTGCTTAAACAAAGGCTGCTCAGGTTGTAATCTGCTGTGGCGCGCTGCTGAAGCGCCAgagaaaactgcaaatatttcagcttttccacCAAGACAGCCCCAGAGTGCTCACGGAGAAACTATTCCAGCCGGAAAGGTTAAGAATATTTGTTCATATTATTTGTGTTGTGACAGCTCGCAGAGCCCTAATCGCTCTCCTAACACAATTGCATTAAGGGCATTCACACACTCACAGCAGCGCCTTTCTCCCCTGCTCATCGCTTGCAGCTCCTCCCGGCGCAGCCTGTGCCTGCCCAAAGCCCATGACCCACGCGcgagagcagcagccagggtcACCCCTTACCTGTCAGCTTCTCCCGACGTGCCCAGCTCGCCTGAAGGTTAATATCTGGGGAGAAATGGGCAGAGGCAAGGCGAGCTCgctgccagcccctgggctACTGGCAGCTGGCGGCAGGGCTGCGGCAGGGCAGAGGTGTGCGCCGCGGGATCCAGTTTCTCCCCGTCTGCTGACAGAGATTGGTAATAGCCTGAAAAAGCTTTGCCTGTGTTTACATTATGCAGTCCTGGCACACTGCATGTTTATTAGGAAAAGCGATCCTGCTAGGTTAAACATTACATATATAggtttaaattatattatagGTGGGGCGGGTGGCTCTgctttttattaacatttccCAACACTTCACATTACGAGACCCCGTGTTCATCTGCTTACAGCTCCTCTGAACATCATCCGTTCcggctgaaattttccatgctgCTTTGTCTGTTTCTGAGAACTGATTTCAGCACTTTCGAAGGCCGAGGCCAAGGGGAAATGCGCCCTTGCTAATATCTTGGAATAACGGTGTCTTTGAAAATTTCAGGCTTAGCTCTTGGGATCTGGCCCTGGGCTTGGCGTGGGTCCTAGGAGGtgcttttctctgcctcccTAAAGTACTGCACAAGCTGTAAACCTTGGAAAACCAAAGCCAGTGCAAGCTCCTTACAGGCAGCAAGCATCTCCGCcgcctgcctgcagctgcaccGGCCTGCCGGCGCAGGGCTGGGCTGCGATTTCCCGGAGGCAGTAAAAGGTCGCCTGCTGACAAAGTGGCTCTCCTGCTAGGGACACTTCCCTGCCTCCTTTCTGGAGCCCTGTATTTCTGGCCTGAGGCTTTCAGACCCCCGCTGGCAGCAGTTTTTGTGCCTGCAGGACCCGCGGGAGCCCTGCCTGGCGTTGCGCACGAGACTATGGGCTGTGCTCGTGCTTTCCCTGCCCTCCTTCATCCATCCCCACCAGCAAGTGAGGGAAGGAGGTTTTGGGGCTCAGGCCACTGAATACAGCCAGGGCTGAGCCACAGGGTTCCTGCATGGCCTTGGGAGCACCAGGGAGCACCCAGCTTGACCCCAAAGAGCTGCAAGTCCCCAGAAGGAGATCCCCAGAGCCATTGGCCACAAGCCCCAAGCACAGCTGGATTAACAGGCAGCAAACGTGCACAGGGGCAGGCACTGGTCAGtgcagataaaacaaaaataatgtcagGGCTCATGTGAAGTAACAGtgcttggtggtggtggtgctgaaAACTGTTTCATGCAGTCAGGGTGGCAGAAATTAGTGTGTAGGCAGCAGCTTACAAATCTGAAGTGTTTGATCTGCCAGCATAAGTatagttttgccttttttttttttttaatgctcataTACTTTGTATGTATTAATGACTCCATCTATTCATGTATTCTCCCTATTTTCTTAATGTGTCGGAGGGATCAGACTGAAACCATTTCCCAAAACATTATGAATTCTCCCACTTTTCTTGTTTACTTAGCTTCCGCCTTGAACACCACTCGTGCAGGCTTGGCTCGGTTCACTTCCAGCcagctttgcattttatatCCGTGCCTTAGCTGTGAATTTTGTaaactgcagaaggaaatattgcaaaaaaaaaaagaaaaaaaaaagaaaaaagaaaaaaaaaagccagattgGGAGAATAAACTTGTAGATCTTAGATATTTCTttccacctgaaaaaaaaaataataaaacactgtgTCTTTGTAAATAAATGCCATGGGGATGGGTTCTGTGCCATCCCAGGGCTGTGTCTGAACCTTCTCCCAGGGgtgtgcagctggaggaggcagaggggtggcatcctgccctgctgtgggtgCAGAGCCCTGCACCCTGCGGTGCCTCCAGCTCCAAGGCCGGGCTGCTGAGACACCCAGCGGCCAGCACGGGtaggggagggaagggaagggaaccAGAAACCGAGGGGGCTCCGCTGAAACCACGTCCATCCCTAATTTACCAGGCTCTTTATGCTCAACTAACGCCCTCGGTCGCAGGCAGGGACATAGCTGTACTTCTTTAGATGTGCCCAGATATGTCTAGATGTGTCCTTTAGTCTaaactttatttgttttttcttctaagagTGATGAAGCTTTATTTTAGGGTCATTTTTTGTTCCAACCCAAGCTGTCTGGGGCTGGTTGGGGtggcctgcaggctgctgggacGGCGTCTGGGTGCCGTCCCTGTGGGTGATGGCACCCATGCCCCCAACCCCACACCTCCTGACCCCCGTTCcgattttctttttgcaggcAGGACAAGCTGAAAATCCACATGCGCAAGCACACGGGGGAGCGGCCGTACCTCTGCATCCACTGCAACGCCAAGTTCGTGCACAACTACGACCTGAAGAACCACATGCGCATCCACACGGGCGTGCGGCCCTACCAGTGCGAGTTCTGCTACAAGAGCTTCACCCGCTCCGACCACCTCCACCGCCACATCAAGCGGCAGAGCTGCCGCCTGGCAcggccgcggcggggccgcaAGCCGGCGGCGTGGCGAGCAGCCAGCCTGCTCTTCGCCCCCGGCGGCCCGCCGGTGGACAAGGCCTTCGTGGTGCCCCCGGCGCTGGAGGAGATGAGCGGCCACCtcggcagcgccgccgccgccgccgccgctgccgtgTGCCTTcccggccccagcccccagcacttTATGAGCGGGGCCAAGGCGGCGttcagcctgcaggagctggagagccAGTTCGAGGACACCCAGATGAAGCTGCTGCGGCGAGCCCAGCTGGACATGGAGAGGAACGCGGGCATTTTCGCCTTCACCCTCGGCCACAACGAGAACCTGGCGGCGCAGCCTTTCTTCCCGCTGCCCGACCCCTGGAGCACGGGCTTCAGCGGCCTGGCGGGGCTCGGCCACGTGGCTCCCATCTCGGAGGGCAGCAATTAGCCCCGACGGGGGGCCGCTGCCTTCCTCGCCCACCCCGCAGGCCCACCAAGCGAGCCGACCCCAACGCCAGACACGGCCGGCTGCCACCCGTGGCCACCGGCGCTTTAGATTCGGTGGCCCTGTCCGGGAAGGCcatgccagggctgctgctctcctcaaTGCTCCCGAAAATGTCACTTGCCTTAGTCCGGGGCATGGCCACCCCCCCCCGGGACCACTGCTGGGAGACCCATGGGGGGCACTGGACGCCCGCAAGCCGTCCAGACTTGGTTTTGATATGTTACATTCCTCGGCCCTTTTGGCCGAAAAGGACTTTTGGGGGTcattgctttttggttttggttttcagttAAACTCCCGTGTCTGGAAACAACACTTTATTCCAAGAGGGGTCTTGGTGGAAGAGCGGGGTGAGCGGGGCAGCTCCGCACTGCCGCAGCCTGGAGAGATAAAGGGGATCGACTTTATGGGGCTGTGCGGTACGCATTGGGACCCtgaacagtcaaaaaaaaaaaaaaactgtttggaGATCACTCCAGACAAAACCTGTGTGGAAAAGGGGAATTTTGTTACTTTGGTTCTTTGGCCATTTCTAAA
The sequence above is a segment of the Aythya fuligula isolate bAytFul2 chromosome Z, bAytFul2.pri, whole genome shotgun sequence genome. Coding sequences within it:
- the ZBTB7C gene encoding zinc finger and BTB domain-containing protein 7C produces the protein MANGIEDLIGIPFPNHSSEVLCGLNEQRHDGLLCDVILIVQDQEYRTHRSVLAACSKYFKKLFTTGTLTDQPYVYEIDFVKPEALSAILEFAYTSTLTITTSNVKHILSAAKMLEIQCIINVCLEIMEPDREVEEDDDKEDDDDDEDDDEDDDDDEEEEEEEVEDFVNQENLTDVQEVSCHQSPSKSDLTEEAYTEAPKDFPNHYPANNSTGHLGVIRDFSIESLLRENLYPKATVPERRPALSPFTPSFFPHLWNGNFSSFPQLEEPQVDNGPLDLVIKKRKIKEEEEKEDLPPPPFPNDFFKDMFTNTPAAPLGHIKAETDYGAYLNFLSATQFGGVFPPWPLEEERKIKPKASQQCPICNKVIMGAGKLPRHMRTHTGEKPYMCTICEVRFTRQDKLKIHMRKHTGERPYLCIHCNAKFVHNYDLKNHMRIHTGVRPYQCEFCYKSFTRSDHLHRHIKRQSCRLARPRRGRKPAAWRAASLLFAPGGPPVDKAFVVPPALEEMSGHLGSAAAAAAAAVCLPGPSPQHFMSGAKAAFSLQELESQFEDTQMKLLRRAQLDMERNAGIFAFTLGHNENLAAQPFFPLPDPWSTGFSGLAGLGHVAPISEGSN